ggggatggagtacaccggtgaacacatcgttcacaaacacctacaggttgcgagcctgctagtgttccactggactgtctagaagagtccgtggtcgtcatccatactccgctagatgacagaaacaacaacatcaacatcgaggcctctcatcattttatcacacatcagctattacatctacccatgttttaccccaacattttcgtagatataaaatacatatacagtttaaatcattgaatacatgtataacaatgttcatccagcatagatagcaagtattcagataatatgcacacatagcacgtaatttatataaaatacttcatatctatgtgtaagctgaaagtaactatgcactcacctgattaggtggtgactcagcactcggacagcgcttcgatactctcaaaacgatattccttcgataaaacctagtatcgataccactagggtttagtttaacgataaccgcaacaaattaattagtccgagtattattaagtgttaataatactcgatataactcataataatagcccaaataattattttaaggacctaataacattcctataattatttaaaagctatattaaaaattgcgtaagcgtagcacacttacagcgaattttatagagaaccgggacttgattggagcaacgtttcgaaaccgaaaaactcctttttctcgggactccgggagcctcggggcttccctagggtgctaaggggcttaactagggtttagaggtgttttggggttgtagagagagaaagaagttaaagagagagtgaagaaaggtgtgaaaaatgaaggaaaatcggcctccttttatagccctgcgaggcctcggtacgctgggcgtacctcggacctacgcggggcgtaaccattGGATAAGGGCGCCACCTCGGTCCAGCTGGCTTGCACTCTggaagagataagggcgagggtacgcggggcgtactggcttcggacgcgAAGCGTACAGCGAGGGcaggtgtcatcatccgaagcgcgttccttcatcagcgatgggcggcccagatgcagccacgtcatcagcctcgcaacagacttcgcattttcatacttcaactttaaaaattcgtaactttcgcgtacgacctccgttttcgacgttctttatatccacgcgaaggtgggaacgtactctacaactttcgtttagactccgtcggctaattttggctcgattttaaattttatattattaacgggccggaacacgattggtccgttaaatcctcataacttcttcatccgacatccgttttcacccatctttttctcgttacgctacccttaacgagatcttcgattctcgttcaggccgtgtcggctaaaaaccgctcgatctaatattcgaatttcgggctgtacactgctattccgaaacttcgaaaaatcataacttcttcatacgaagtcagatttgggcgttctttttatcgatgttcttattttaacatattctacgactttcgtttagatcactaaggctaaatcttgctctatcgtaaattcactatttatgcttcccggtgccgtgccggttttaccgtaaaacttcgacgggtcataacttcttcgttataactcggatttcggcattctttatatgtacggaaaccttgagacatattctacaactttatgtagagatatcgggattatcttatactttaattttgccgcttatttttattatttattaattatacatttataattaaattataagcacataaatacacataattcacataatactcaaatatttcatctttattacttcaaaaagagttacaagagttgacctagactattacattgacaaaaatgcttagccctgaaacccgggcgttacaccaTGCGATGTGTGATTGGATCTGGTTCAGGATCAGGACCAGGATCAGGAGAGGGCGGACAGGGGGCACCGATAGCGCCCGAGGCTATTGGCCAGATGAGGCCGGATGAGATGGATGATAGGATCCGGGAGATCCTGcacgatgaggttgctgctatgttctggTCCGAATTTCCGGAGATGTTCGGTTCTATTAAGACCGCTATGGTGGAGTATTTTGTTGATGGCTATGCAACCCTCTCTGAGGCGGCTGCCACAGCAGCTACAATAGCTGTATCGACGATAGGGTTGGGAGCCGGTCAGGTttttcagtatcaggacttcgacAACATGAATCCCCttacttttgatgggactcaggacccCATCAAAGCCATGAGTTGGCTGGCTGacatggagggatgtttcttcacatgcttgtgtcctactgaccagaaggatAGGTGTGCCCTTAACTTGCTGAGGtccggggcaaaggactggtggaggttgatgattGGGTCTTATTCGGACGAGCATAGAGCTGttgttacttgggatcagttctgGGATATATTCCACGCTCGCTACATTCCTCGAGTCGAGCGGGAATggttagctcaggagtttctggAGTTGAGAAAGGATCAGGAGACGGTGATGGATATCACtcgtatgttcactgagagggcgatgttttgcccgaaGTTTGCTTCTGAGCAAGCTCAAATGACTCGTTatatgagcatgctcaagacggatatttgTCAGTTTGTGGCGACCCAACGTTGTGATACGCttctggagttacaggaggccgccaggtAGCGAGAGCTTAAGATTGAGTTGCTGCTGAGAGAGCAGGTTCGGGCCTCGACACAGTCGCAGCCGGTgccaaagcggtctaagaccACTGATCCAGGTTGGTCATTTTGCGAGTGCCGCAAATGCTGCCAGGAGGGGAATTTTGTGAGGGATTGTCGTCAGGCGACcccagttcaggatatgaggatctgctTCCACTATCActaggttggtcatgtgaagaccaattgTCCACAGCTCTCAGCCAGGTCATCACAGGCTCTAGTGCCAGGTACATTGAGGATTACTAATAGGAGTCAGGGTCGAGCAGTGCCCTCGAGGGCCTAAGGGCATGCCTTCCAGCTCACAGCGGAGGAGGCCAGAGCAACACCAGATGTGGTTCCTGatatgtttctatcctttatctcttttattatatatgttttatgattatccgtgtacctatgattaggtacgtttttagtgaactccttgcctgctttggttttatttgacttggGAGCGAGTCGGTCCTTTATATCTCAGACATTTAGTAGGGAGTCTGGTGTGTTGGTGGGCAAATTAGAGTGTTCGTtacgagtctctatcgccaaggAACATGGAGTTTCTGCTTCTTCGTTCTATCGAGCGCACGAGTTGGAGATCTTCGGAGTGTCATTTCCGATAGATTTGATactgattcccatgggggaggtgtgcgtaatcgtagggatggattggcttagccggtTTGGTGCCATGATAGATTGTGAGGGTCAGCGAgttgtagttcgaaccccaagtgggggagaactgattgtttatggcgagggcaccaggttgggatcagggttttgttcagccgcCAGAGCTCGACAGTACATTCAGCATGGGTGTACGGGTTACTTAGCGTATGTGGAAGATACGCGGCCCTGGGAACATGTTTCAGCTTCAGAGGTTCTGGTAGTCAGAGAGTTTgcggatgtgtttccggaggagttacctagAGTGCCTCCAAAGAGGCaagtcgagtttaggatcgacctagtgctaggtgcggcccctatcgccaaggcgctgtaccggttggcaccaccagagatgcaggatttGTCATCGCAGCTTCAGGGAGCTGCTGGAAAAGTAGTTCATTCGACCTAACAGTTcttcatggggagcaccgatcttctTCGTCAGAAAGAAGGACGGCtcgcactggatgtgcattgattatagagagttgaacaagttgacggtgaagaaccgttatccactcccgaggatatatgatctctttgatcagttgcagggggcatcgtggttctccaagatagatttgaggtcgggatatcatcaggtccgggtcagagaggaagacgtggagaagaccgtgtttcagactcgttatggtcgtTACGAGTTCgcagtgatgccgtttgggctcaccaatgcgccaacagtatttatggacctgatgaatcaggtctgcaggccgatgctggatcgctcggtcatcgtgtttatagatgatatcttggtatactccaagactcgagagcagcatgaggaacatcttAGGGAGATGTTGAGAGTTCTAATACGGGAGCgactatatgccaagttctcgaagtgcgagttttggttacaagaggtctAGTTCCTCGGGCACCTGGTTAACCAGGatgagattttggtcgacccagccaaaatcgaggcagtcatgcagtgggaggttccggaatctccctcagatatcaggagttttctgggattggcagggtactaccggagattcattcaagatttctccaagattgcagtacccctcactcgtctgacgaggaaggggtggatttctggtggggccctGAGAAGCAgtgggcatttgagaccctccttCAGCGGTTGTGTGAAGCTCCAGTTTTGACACTgccggagggagttgaggattttgtggtgttttgtgatgcatccatcacaggtttaggagcggtcctcatgcagaggggataGGTGATAGCTTATGTATCGcagcagttgaagccgcatgagacgagataccctatgcatgatttagagctgggagcggtggtgttcgctctcaagatatggagacattacctttatggggtccgttgtatcatttacacggatcacaagagcttgggacatatcatggatcagctgaacctgaacatgaggtagcgcaggtggctggatgtagtcaaggactacaattgcgagatcctttaccaccccagTCAAGAGAATGTGGTGGCGGACGCTTTGAGCCACATGTCAGCTGGGACTTCCAACCCAACAATATGTATGAGGATAGGAGTGGATTCCCCGCTTGTGAGTTTGATCATAGATGCTCAGGTCGAGGGCATGCGGCCAGAGAATTGGAAGTTGGAAAGGACCaggggtgagaacacccggtttgtgcaggatagtcggggattattAACACGATGCGGTTGGGTgagggttccgatgtctggtggggttagATAGACAatcatggaggaggctcataattcTCAcctctctattcacccgggggccaccaagatgtaccgggatttgagTTTAAGCTACTGGTGGCCGTCAATGAAGCAAGAAATCGCTTGGTAcctcgagaggtgcttgacctgtaggatggtcaaggttgaGCATTAGAGGCCGCACGTCAAGCtgcagcccctggagattcccatgtggaaatgggaactgatcacgatggattttattaccaagtcGTCGAGGACGAAGAAGGGATTTGATgcaatatgggtcatcgtggatcgattgaccaagagtgcctattTCTTGGCAATACGAGAAGGTTCAtcagccgagaagttggccgacatatatgtccgcgagatcgttgctcgctATGGTGTTTCGGTCTCCATTGTCTCCGACCGGTATGTTAGATTTACCTCCcgcttctggcagaagttccacgaggaactgggcacacggTTGCACTTCAACACATCAtttcatccccagacagacggtcagagcgagtagaccattcagaccctcgaggacatgttgagggTGTGTGTCATtaacttcggtgggagttgggattcccacctaccgcttgtagagttcgcctacaacaacaaatGTCATTCCAGCATTAACAGCCCACCTTTCGAATTGTTGTATGGatggagatgtcgcaccccagtttgttggggtgaggttggtcatagGGTAATGGGTCGGACATAGgtagtcttgcagactaccgagaagattcaacAGATTAGGCAGCGACTGCAGACCGCCCAGATCTGACAATAGAGTTACGTTGACAGACGCCGATCtgatttggagtttcaggtgggcgataggGTACTCCtaaaagtctcaccctagaagggtgtgatcCTCTTCAGGAAGATAGGGAAATTGGGTCTCCGTTACATCGGGCCATTCAAGATCATTGACAGAGTTGGTAAGGTGGCTTACAGGCTAGAGCTACCGGAGGAACTTAgtcggatccacaacactttccatgtttcggaGTTGCGAAATTacattatggatcaggaggtggtggtatcgttggatgatattcaggtcgatgagcacatgaattatgtggagaggcccgTGGCCATTCTAGAGAGGAAGACGAAGGTTCAAcgaaacaaggagatacctttggtaaaggtacagttggagcatcggagaggatccgagtggacttgggagccagaggtagagatgcgggagcactatccGGAGCTGTTCgtcgcagcagacttcgaggacgaagtctagttcaagtgggggagaattgtaacgccccgatatTCAGGTATTGAACTAATATAAGAATTGTCTTGTTTTCAAGGTCTACTGGACGAGTTGGTTgcgctactcgtcgagtagcagcgggttggttcGCGTgctttagtgacctactcgccgagtccaataagggactcgacgagtaggagctggcagataaAACCCTAAATTCCGGGGActttcaccctatttaaggaccacTTATTCTCCCTAGCCTCTCTTATTAGATCCCTCGaattcagaaaaccctaatttgtgctTTCCCTCTATTTTTGTGCGCTTCTTATCTTGAAAGAAAGTTCTTGGAGTAAAGGGGCTTGGAGTTCAAGAGGTGTGAAGCAAGGGGCTATTGTAGATCCGGAATCTTCTCTATCTTGGCATcgttttgaaggtaacaagtaaTTACCTTGACTCCCTttttgttagatctcttcatttatGGGTTTAGAGCACTTTTTGGGGTTTTGGAGTGGATATTCGATTTGGGTCAAGATTTGAGGTTCGCaatctcagatctggactcctttagCCCCTTTTTGTCATAAAGTTCCAGTCTTTGCTGATCTATGGCCTTTCCCTTACCTTAAGCCACTCCTTTAGCCTGCTTTGGGCCATTTTcatcttgcatgcatgtaaagtttgaaactttacgtgataaacatgccctagGAGCTCAGATCTGCAGTATGGATTCTTTGCATGGCCTGAAAAGCTTTTGTATGGATAaaggattgaagggactcggcgagtcgcaaggtcgactcggcgagtcatatgaagatggtcaagaactcgacgagttgatgaaaaactcgacgagtcctatggagattgccttgggctcgccAAGTAAGTCTCTGACTctacgagtcggctagggttttccgaATCTTTGGGCATgcacgaactcgacgagttataggGAAAACTCAGCGAGTCAACCAAAGATTTCACaacttctcgagttcaggaaggactcgacgagtcggtgaactgcactcggcgagtcgggtcagcttgggctgttgactttgaccaagggttgaccagttgacctttgagggtattttggtaaattggaaatttatggaaaaGGGTTTTATGGtgattataggtggtggagttcgtgttggtgaATCGAGAGTTTGAGCCTATCAATTCAGTATGACATcgtgaggtgagttctcctcactatatcaacagggtctacgacaccaaggccgaccctttatgatttacatcctgctTTAGAATTGTTTCTATGTtagattacatcctggtttaggatggttgctatgttagattaCATCCTGAATTAGGATGATTGCTATACTAGTAATATGTTTTATTGATATCATGGTTGTAGGATGGTTTCTATGTTAGAGATAggttagatctgtatgattatctgttattgcatgctagcgtatgatatttatgtgcacatgtttattGGTTTGGGGAAAGGGTTGTGGCGGGTCCtactgtgtgcagtaggccaagacaccctcGGTGGACCGGGTAGACTACAGGCCCGGGCTGGGCAAatctagtcaggctgaaggcccaacgagcggtccggataggctaaaggccccaaggagggcggtccagacgtgccgagggctcggagagcggtctagATAGACTAAGGACTGGGAGACGGTTGaaatttggcatgaattttatgggtgtcaCAAGGAAGAGAGAAATATAGGAAAAAGATCAAACTTTTTAACTAGCTACTGACTCTTTTATATACTAACCTTTAAATATAATGCACCTTACTTATCATAAATGAAAGCATGTatttatgtgtcacaccccaaaaccggaacggcggaaacgttctggggtggatgacgtcatgtcaagtatcacaacatatgcagtatagtaatcaaagtacaacaaccattgcattaatagtaatagttttacataagttacattttatagagacatcaaagtaataaagaaactagtatagatgcagctcggttctaggctggcttcaTAAAAGCTCCTGGGTGTACccgtctattgctgacctgagaatacaagttattttgaaagcgagtatcagcatttttataaatgctggtgtgttcataagtattttagtgtcatttgtgtaagtaagtatttcattcaaaataactttatgaaaagtagtagtttagaatctacggtgtattagtgccttttccagaaaatcctatactttctaattaaaagcaattttttaccaagactcgacaatgttatgttttaaagagaaactttccctgaaatactatcattaccaaaatacgatatttgactttaaagaaagtaggagaatatcactagtaaaaatattatggaaaatactatcattaccaaaatccAAATGggccattttagggagtttacggccctaacaaggagtttacggccgtaagctcttacatgctcattcctttggtgtattaaggtcttaaatggtagagaattaagttctatgcatttttccaagtcaaatggagaAGTGAaggcatcatttgggcactttttgggagtttacggcccatggaccaatcctaggggggtttactGCAAACTCCTATGTCCATagtttaatagtttaattaatgaTTCAAGTCCCTACTTCACTTGTGGTggattctagacatttttccaggCCATAAGGggtgtttgagggcaattctaacaccttataaggtgttcacggcccttaaagaggggtttacggtccaagagtgttcttggtccgtaaactcatgtttactctccaaaatgcaaggttttggtgttctaagctcgaaggtgtaagtccacaagtcatatctaagccttaggagtggtttggaagggttttggggcttcaaaaccccacttaagggtgttcatggtccaagagtgttcttgggccgtaaacacatgaattggcccctatttgatgtcttaaacatgaatttgcatgttaaataagctacacaacaagttaggatagattacttactagtttggggctcgaaactggcgttttggatcgaaagcaagttgtagagagagagtggaaagtctcaaatggactccactcacccttatataggggtttgagttggtggcttggtggaaatctacccgatactgacgttaaacggggcttttggtcgcacccgattaaatggtcgtattttgacttggttgaaactaaaacttttcaagggattattgagggtgtttctaattttctCTAACCCTTAAGAAGTCATACTAAAAgtgccaatttaattaacctattccaaaaggttaacggtcAGTTTAATAAAGCGAGACTTATTAACAGAAAAAGGGgttaaaatgacggaataaatttcgggttgtcacatcatccccccgttagagggaatttcatcccgaaattagggtttaggaaagGAATTGGCATAAACAATCAGGTAGAGgcatgagggtacttcctatttggttggtcctcgcactcccaagtgaactctg
The genomic region above belongs to Lactuca sativa cultivar Salinas chromosome 4, Lsat_Salinas_v11, whole genome shotgun sequence and contains:
- the LOC128133384 gene encoding uncharacterized protein LOC128133384, producing the protein MRCVIGSGSGSGPGSGEGGQGAPIAPEAIGQMRPDEMDDRIREILHDEVAAMFWSEFPEMFGSIKTAMVEYFVDGYATLSEAAATAATIAVSTIGLGAGQVFQYQDFDNMNPLTFDGTQDPIKAMSWLADMEGCFFTCLCPTDQKDRCALNLLRSGAKDWWRLMIGSYSDEHRAVVTWDQFWDIFHARYIPRVEREWLAQEFLELRKDQETVMDITRMFTERAMFCPKFASEQAQMTRYMSMLKTDICQFVATQRCDTLLELQEAAR